GTGGCCGAGGGCCGCGATCCGGGCGACGCCACCACGCTCTCGGACCCCACCATCATGCAGCAGATCGCAGCGTCCCTGCGGAAGTAGGCATGGTTTGACGACGGCGCCGCCCGGCCTGGGTGGCGCCGTCGCCGTATGCTGGGAGCAAACCCCGCAACCCTCGATGAAGGAATCCGCTCACATGCTTGCAGCTGCCCGCCACCAGGCCATTGTGGATGCTGTCCAGCGGGAGCGGGTGGTGCGGGTTTCGGACCTGGCCGCGCAGCTGGGTGTGTCGCTGATGACGGTGCGGCGGGACATTGAGCAGCTTGAAGAGGGCGGGAAACTGGAGCGCATCCACGGCGGGGCGAAACTTCCCGGGGATACCAGTGCCCATGAGCCCGGTTTCGAGCTGAAATCCACACAGCTGACGGCGGAGAAGCGTGCCATTGCCGTGGCCGCTGCGGGGTTGGTGCAGGAAGGCATGGCGGTCGGCTTGAGCGCAGGCACCACCACGTGGGCGCTGGCCCGGGAATTAACCGGCGGCCCGCGCATCACCGTGGTGACCAATTCGATGCGGATTGCCGATCTCTTCCACCCCGGCGGGTCCACCGTGATCCTGATAGGCGGCGAACGCACGCCGTCGGACGCCCTGGTTGGCCCGATCGCCACCGGAGCCCTCAAGCAACTGCACCTGGACGTCCTGTTCCTGGGCGTCCACGGAATGGATGCAGACGCCGGGTTCACCACTCCAAACCTGCTCGAAGCCGAGACGGACCGTGCGTTCGTGGCAGCCGCACGGAAGACCGTGGTCCTTGCCGACCACACCAAGTGGGGCATGTTGGGCATCAGCTCCATCGCAGCACTCGATGACGTGGATGAGGTCATCAGTGATGCCGGGCTCAGCGCCGAGGCCCAGCGCGTCCTTGGCGAACGGGCCAAGCTGCGCGTAGTGCCCGTGTAAGCGCGGTCAGGCTGACCCGCGCCACATGATGGTGGTCTCGAGGACCCGCGGCGTACCCGGAAGCCCCTGAAGCTGCGCCAGGACGAGTTCAGCGGCGGTGCTCCCCAAAAGGTCAGCCGGCTGGCGGACGGTGGACAGCTGGGGCCTGCAGCGAAGGGCCCAGCTGCTGTCGTCGAAACCCACAATTCCCACATCCTCCGGGACCCGACGGTAAGCCTCCTGCAATGCCGTCATGGCCCCGGCCGCCACGGCATCCGAGGCCGCGAAAACTCCGTCCAGGTGGGGAGCGCGCAGGAGCAGTTCCTGCATTCCCTCCAGCCCGGCAGCGTAGGTGTACAAGGGGTACTCCACCACCAGGTTCGGGTCAAAGCGGTCGCCCATCGCGGCCCGGAAGCCGGCAAGCCGGTCCTTTCCCGAGTCGCGATCCAGGGCACTGGCGATCATGCCTACCTGTTCCCGCCCTGTTTCCAGCAGCCTTTTGGTGATGCTGCGGGCGGCCTCAACATTGTCAATGGCGGCGTACGGCAGCGCGGGGGTCCCTTCCGGGTGGCCTACAAAGGCCGCGGGCAAGCCAATGTCCGCTATGGCTGCCGCGATGGGGTCGGAGGCGCGCGCTGAGATGATGACGGCACCGTCAACCAGGCCGCCCCGGAGGTAGTCCGCCACCCTGCGGCTGTCGCGGTCCGAATCAATGATCAGCGAAACCAGTTGGTAGTCAGCCTTCGACAGCACCTCGTTGGCGCCCAGCAGGATGGAGCCAATATTGGGGTCTTCGAACAACAGCGAGTGGGGTTCGTGAATGATCAGCCCGATGGCCCGGGATTCCTGGGTGACCAGGTTGCGGGCAGCGTTGTTGCGGACGTATCCCACCCGGGCGATGGCTTCTTCCACGGCTTGTTTGGCCTCGTCGGAGACGTATTTTTCCCCGTTCATGACGCGTGAAACGGTCCCTCTGGAAAGCCCGGCAGCGTCCGCGACATCGTTGATGGTGGCGCGGCGGGCACGGGTGCGTGTCAGCGACATATTTGTACTGTAGCGGAGTCTGGACGGGGTACGTCTTCCCGCAGGCATTGACACGGCCCTCTCCGCCACCATACTCTGGGAACGT
This region of Arthrobacter sp. DNA4 genomic DNA includes:
- a CDS encoding LacI family DNA-binding transcriptional regulator; translation: MSLTRTRARRATINDVADAAGLSRGTVSRVMNGEKYVSDEAKQAVEEAIARVGYVRNNAARNLVTQESRAIGLIIHEPHSLLFEDPNIGSILLGANEVLSKADYQLVSLIIDSDRDSRRVADYLRGGLVDGAVIISARASDPIAAAIADIGLPAAFVGHPEGTPALPYAAIDNVEAARSITKRLLETGREQVGMIASALDRDSGKDRLAGFRAAMGDRFDPNLVVEYPLYTYAAGLEGMQELLLRAPHLDGVFAASDAVAAGAMTALQEAYRRVPEDVGIVGFDDSSWALRCRPQLSTVRQPADLLGSTAAELVLAQLQGLPGTPRVLETTIMWRGSA
- a CDS encoding DeoR/GlpR family DNA-binding transcription regulator — its product is MLAAARHQAIVDAVQRERVVRVSDLAAQLGVSLMTVRRDIEQLEEGGKLERIHGGAKLPGDTSAHEPGFELKSTQLTAEKRAIAVAAAGLVQEGMAVGLSAGTTTWALARELTGGPRITVVTNSMRIADLFHPGGSTVILIGGERTPSDALVGPIATGALKQLHLDVLFLGVHGMDADAGFTTPNLLEAETDRAFVAAARKTVVLADHTKWGMLGISSIAALDDVDEVISDAGLSAEAQRVLGERAKLRVVPV